A single window of Thermococcus sp. DNA harbors:
- a CDS encoding CPBP family intramembrane glutamic endopeptidase gives MGFKDVALLQIISTALPEELVFRYVFLGLLSLWNPFAGLIALSIFFGIGHRFSHPGRNWNVLISNALIGFVLGLAYLYTKSLLVVMAIHWLDDMIPWAYRRYENLRGITIGATALLAVLPLVLLWDKLVSVIEHLRGIYSNESLILGTGMAIAMLGVVYLGLRLVKGR, from the coding sequence ATGGGCTTCAAAGATGTGGCACTCCTCCAGATAATAAGCACCGCCCTTCCGGAGGAGCTCGTCTTCCGCTACGTCTTCCTTGGCCTCCTCTCGCTCTGGAACCCATTTGCAGGTTTAATCGCTCTCTCGATTTTCTTCGGCATTGGCCACAGGTTCTCCCATCCCGGCAGGAACTGGAACGTGCTGATATCAAACGCTCTGATTGGTTTCGTCCTTGGACTTGCTTACCTATACACAAAAAGCCTCCTCGTCGTCATGGCAATCCACTGGCTCGACGACATGATTCCCTGGGCTTACAGGAGGTACGAGAATCTCAGAGGGATTACAATCGGAGCGACCGCCCTCTTAGCGGTTTTACCGTTGGTTCTTTTATGGGATAAGCTTGTTTCCGTAATCGAGCATCTGAGAGGAATTTACTCGAACGAAAGCCTTATCCTAGGTACCGGAATGGCCATCGCAATGCTCGGCGTTGTATACCTCGGTCTAAGGCTTGTGAAGGGTAGGTGA